From Streptomyces yatensis, one genomic window encodes:
- a CDS encoding ABC transporter permease: MELVGDVSALFGRHMRHLARIPEKLLSVTLMPVAYVIVFGVLFGSAISVPGSDYRSYLMAGIFTQMMLTNVGNTALGVAGDLDNGVVDRFRSLPMSRSAVLIGRTLSDVALAVIACITMAVVGYLIGWRVHQGIPKAIAGFGILLLLGYAMSWLGALIGLLARSAEAVNSIAFMLVMPLTFLSNAFIPLNGLPGWLRLLCEWNPVSAVVAACRELFGNTSTGTGKSALPVQYPIPLSLALIALLLAIVVPAAVGAYRKAAAR; the protein is encoded by the coding sequence ATGGAACTCGTCGGCGACGTCTCCGCACTGTTCGGCCGCCATATGCGGCATCTGGCCCGCATTCCGGAGAAGCTCCTCAGCGTGACACTGATGCCGGTCGCGTACGTGATCGTCTTCGGTGTGCTGTTCGGCAGCGCGATCTCCGTTCCGGGCAGCGACTACCGCTCGTATCTGATGGCCGGCATCTTCACCCAGATGATGCTCACCAATGTGGGCAACACCGCGCTGGGTGTCGCCGGAGACCTCGACAACGGCGTGGTCGACCGCTTCCGTTCCCTTCCCATGTCCCGGTCGGCCGTACTGATCGGGCGCACCCTCTCCGATGTGGCGCTCGCCGTCATCGCCTGTATCACGATGGCCGTCGTCGGATACCTCATCGGCTGGCGGGTGCACCAGGGCATCCCCAAGGCCATCGCCGGATTCGGCATCCTGCTGCTGCTCGGCTACGCCATGTCCTGGCTGGGCGCCCTCATCGGACTGCTGGCGCGCAGCGCCGAAGCGGTCAATTCCATCGCGTTCATGCTGGTCATGCCGCTCACCTTCCTCTCCAACGCGTTCATTCCGCTGAACGGCCTGCCGGGCTGGCTGCGGCTGCTGTGCGAGTGGAACCCGGTGAGCGCCGTGGTGGCCGCCTGCCGTGAACTCTTCGGCAACACCTCGACCGGCACCGGTAAGAGCGCCCTTCCCGTCCAGTACCCCATTCCGCTGTCCCTCGCGCTGATCGCGCTGCTGCTCGCCATCGTCGTCCCCGCCGCCGTCGGCGCCTATCGCAAGGCCGCCGCCCGCTGA
- a CDS encoding ATP-binding cassette domain-containing protein produces the protein MDIAIEAEGIRKRYGDHEALRGVDLSVPAGTLLGLLGPNGAGKTTTVRVLATLLEADEGRASVAGFDVRTQPREVRRRIGLTGQYAALDERLTGRENLQLVGVLHRLGRRGAKARAEVLLDRLDLGRFAERTVKTYSGGTRRRLDLAASLIADPKVLFLDEPTTGLDPTSRLILWDMIREQLADGVTVLMTTQYLEEADQLAHRIAVIDGGRVIADGTSDELKAKVGGERLEVTLQDDAAIPAAVTALREVTAMEPVVERHGRMVSVSLRDQLKTVSEAASALDAAQVRPIGFAVRRPSLDDVFLALTGGTTSKEG, from the coding sequence GTGGACATAGCCATAGAGGCCGAGGGGATCCGCAAGAGATACGGGGACCACGAGGCGCTGCGCGGCGTGGACCTGTCCGTTCCGGCGGGAACCCTCCTCGGTCTGCTCGGCCCCAACGGAGCGGGCAAGACGACGACGGTGCGGGTGCTGGCCACGCTGCTGGAAGCCGACGAGGGCCGCGCGAGCGTCGCCGGGTTCGACGTACGCACGCAGCCGCGCGAGGTGCGCCGCAGGATCGGCCTCACCGGTCAGTACGCGGCCCTCGACGAAAGGCTCACCGGCCGGGAGAACCTCCAGCTCGTCGGGGTGCTCCACCGTCTGGGCCGCCGCGGGGCGAAGGCTCGCGCCGAGGTGCTGCTCGACCGGCTCGACCTGGGCCGGTTCGCCGAGCGCACGGTCAAGACGTACTCCGGTGGCACCCGGAGGCGGCTGGACCTGGCCGCCAGCCTCATCGCCGACCCCAAGGTGCTCTTCCTCGACGAACCGACCACCGGCCTCGACCCGACCAGCAGACTCATCCTCTGGGACATGATCCGCGAACAACTGGCCGACGGGGTCACGGTCCTGATGACCACCCAGTACCTCGAAGAGGCCGATCAGCTCGCCCACCGGATCGCGGTGATCGACGGCGGCCGTGTGATCGCCGACGGCACGTCGGACGAACTCAAGGCCAAGGTGGGTGGCGAACGCCTCGAGGTGACCCTGCAGGACGACGCCGCGATCCCCGCGGCCGTCACCGCCCTGCGGGAGGTCACCGCCATGGAGCCGGTCGTCGAACGGCACGGACGGATGGTTTCGGTATCCCTTCGTGACCAGCTCAAGACGGTGTCCGAGGCCGCCTCCGCCCTGGACGCCGCCCAGGTGCGGCCCATCGGGTTCGCCGTACGGCGGCCCTCGCTCGACGATGTGTTCCTCGCCCTTACCGGCGGCACCACCAGCAAGGAAGGGTAG